The bacterium genome has a window encoding:
- a CDS encoding RNA-directed DNA polymerase, with translation MGSQEHLDIFSPKALRLAWERYIRTGQRESKDYFGIRAFGSNLDVNLQTLSVSLQKGEFRPTRPPKFYRPKSSGMQRTITILPVADALVYQAVANDVAVRTYARMDENKDFVFGTVLNEEVPLGLKLLDKPDAEFFFFKPYLSLYKAFADSVNEAIRVDKVTHKFETDITGFFDAIPHYNLLAFLGDECGLHEEILDLLGDCLNVWSGTREGPTPGVGIPQATSASHFFANLFLNDLDNLIKDRGLRYYRYMDDIRIYGYSHDDLQRVMVELDRYLKRHALSLNAKKTGIEKLTIENEADSFIAFDYGKEQAEASAQTDTSVEFASLAEQDGAIHDDKEVGNSSLRKKTIAACRSQLLDVARVMREKLSPEGRKTLSIHDRSVQREFMGMGFRFRQAHRILKELGVPVKLGGESEIAGWLFLLDQYYWLADQFCWSLALYENNKTVKTRLLELAEKYQCYEWVGHHLYQCLALSQEFSTKELRDMFRALDGHKDWYTKRTVYLLLLRHSRDSQFLKSIVAHAANESDPVLKREVLSCVELWGKKGLSREQLMDALGVR, from the coding sequence ATGGGATCGCAAGAACACCTGGACATCTTTTCGCCGAAAGCGCTTCGCTTGGCTTGGGAACGCTATATTCGCACGGGTCAACGTGAGTCCAAGGACTACTTCGGCATTCGGGCGTTTGGCTCTAATTTGGACGTGAATCTCCAGACTCTATCGGTTTCTCTCCAAAAAGGAGAATTCCGCCCAACGCGTCCGCCGAAATTTTACCGGCCGAAGTCCTCGGGGATGCAGAGGACCATTACAATTCTCCCTGTAGCTGATGCCTTGGTTTACCAGGCCGTCGCGAATGATGTTGCGGTGCGGACATATGCCCGCATGGATGAGAATAAGGACTTTGTCTTTGGAACGGTGCTTAACGAGGAAGTGCCACTGGGCCTAAAGTTGCTTGATAAGCCCGATGCGGAGTTTTTCTTCTTCAAACCTTATCTTTCCCTCTACAAAGCTTTCGCCGACTCCGTTAATGAGGCGATTCGGGTGGACAAGGTGACCCATAAGTTTGAAACGGATATCACGGGCTTTTTTGATGCGATCCCACATTATAATTTGCTCGCATTCCTTGGTGATGAATGCGGTCTCCATGAGGAAATCCTGGATCTGTTGGGTGATTGCCTGAACGTTTGGTCTGGTACGCGCGAGGGACCTACCCCTGGTGTGGGCATCCCTCAGGCAACCAGCGCCTCGCATTTCTTCGCAAACTTGTTTCTCAATGATCTCGACAATTTGATCAAGGATCGCGGTTTGCGTTATTACCGGTACATGGATGACATTCGGATATACGGCTACTCTCACGATGATCTTCAGCGTGTCATGGTTGAGTTGGATCGGTATCTGAAACGCCACGCTCTATCACTGAATGCCAAAAAAACTGGTATCGAGAAGTTGACCATTGAAAATGAGGCTGACTCCTTTATTGCATTTGACTATGGGAAGGAACAGGCAGAAGCGTCCGCTCAGACAGATACCAGCGTTGAATTTGCATCCCTGGCTGAACAGGATGGCGCGATTCATGATGATAAAGAAGTTGGGAACTCCAGCCTGAGAAAGAAAACAATTGCGGCCTGTCGCTCTCAATTGCTGGATGTGGCTCGGGTCATGCGCGAGAAGTTGTCACCAGAGGGGCGAAAAACCTTGTCGATCCATGATCGTTCAGTTCAACGTGAATTTATGGGAATGGGATTTCGCTTTCGACAGGCGCACCGGATCCTCAAAGAACTGGGTGTGCCAGTCAAACTGGGAGGGGAGTCAGAGATTGCTGGATGGCTGTTTCTTTTGGATCAGTACTATTGGTTGGCTGACCAATTCTGCTGGTCTTTAGCTCTGTACGAGAATAACAAGACTGTGAAGACACGTCTTCTCGAACTTGCAGAGAAATATCAGTGTTACGAATGGGTGGGACACCATTTGTATCAGTGCCTTGCGTTGAGTCAGGAGTTCTCAACAAAGGAATTGCGGGATATGTTCCGCGCCCTTGATGGCCACAAGGACTGGTACACAAAACGTACAGTCTATCTGTTGTTGCTCCGCCATTCGCGAGATAGCCAGTTCCTGAAGTCGATTGTGGCTCATGCGGCGAATGAAAGCGACCCCGTCCTCAAACGGGAGGTCCTGTCGTGCGTTGAGTTGTGGGGTAAGAAGGGCCTGAGTCGAGAACAACTCATGGATGCACTGGGGGTACGATGA